The following are encoded together in the Parambassis ranga chromosome 20, fParRan2.1, whole genome shotgun sequence genome:
- the LOC114453313 gene encoding LOW QUALITY PROTEIN: neuritin-like (The sequence of the model RefSeq protein was modified relative to this genomic sequence to represent the inferred CDS: deleted 1 base in 1 codon), with protein sequence MGVTWSPGCLALFLALHIVSVLQTVLVSAGQCDLVFKGFSDCLIQLGDNMANYPQDLDDRENLHKICNYWDNFHTCATLALADCHEGATDLWDKLKKESRSLNFRGSLFELCGGGNGAPRSADARGLALVLSALPTVLTWLAF encoded by the exons ATGGGAGTTACCTGGTCCCCCGGATGCCTCGCACTCTTCCTCGCGCTCCACATAG TCTCTGTGTTGCAGACGGTGCTGGTCAGTGCTGGCCAGTGTGACTTGGTGTTTAAAGGATTCTCAGACTGTCTGATTCAGCTGGGGGACAACATGGCCAACTAC CCCCAGGACCTGGACGACAGGGAGAACCTGCACAAGATCTGCAA TTACTGGGACAACTTCCACACCTGCGCCACGCTCGCGTTGGCGGACTGCCACGAGGGGGCGACGGACCTCTGGGACAAACTGAAGAAGGAGTCCCGCAGCCTGAACTTCCGTGGGAGTTTGTTTGAACTGTGCGGCGGCGGCAACGGAGCCCCGAGATCTGCCGACGCCAGGGGCCTGGCGCTGGTCCTGAGCGCGCTGCCCACCGTACTGACTTGGCTGGCGTTTTAA